One Megalops cyprinoides isolate fMegCyp1 chromosome 4, fMegCyp1.pri, whole genome shotgun sequence genomic window carries:
- the vdac3 gene encoding voltage-dependent anion-selective channel protein 3 isoform X1 — MAVPPAYADLGKSAKDLFSKGYGFGLVKLDLKTKSQSGVMEFNTSGSSNTDTGKASGNLETKYKVKDLGLSFSQKWNTDNTLATEITLEDQLAKGLKLTFDTSFVPNTGKKSGKLKTGYKRDYINLGCDVDFDFAGPTVHAAAVLGYEGWLAGYQMAFDTAKSKLAQNNFALGYKAADFQLHTNVNDGTEFGGSIYQKVNNELETAVTLAWTAGSNNTRFGIAAKYQLDKDASLSAKINNASLVGVGYTQSLRPGVKLTLSALIDGKNFNAGGHKVGLGFELEA; from the exons ATGGCTGTTCCTCCCGCATATGCCGACCTGGGCAAATCTGCCAAGGACCTTTTCTCCAAGGGCTATG GCTTTGGGCTTGTGAAACTGGACCTGAAGACAAAGTCCCAGAGTGGAGTT ATG GAGTTCAACACCTCGGGCTCCAGCAACACAGACACGGGCAAGGCCTCTGGGAACCTGGAGACCAAGTACAAGGTGAAGGACCTGGGCCTCAGCTTCAGCCAGAAGTGGAACACAGACAACACCCTGGCCACCGAGATCACTCTGGAGGACCAG CTGGCTAAAGGCTTGAAGCTGACGTTCGACACATCGTTTGTACCAAACACGGG caaGAAGAGTGGCAAACTGAAGACAGGCTACAAGCGGGACTACATCAACCTGGGCTGCGACGTCGACTTCGACTTCGCCGGCCCCACTGTGCACGCAGCGGCCGTGCTGGGCTATGAGGGCTGGTTGGCCGGCTACCAGATGGCCTTCGACACGGCCAAATCCAAGCTGGCCCAGAACAACTTTGCACTGGGCTATAAAGCTGCGGACTTCCAGCTGCACACCAATGT GAATGATGGGACAGAGTTTGGCGGCTCCATCTACCAGAAGGTGAACAACGAGTTGGAGACTGCGGTCACCCTGGCTTGGACGGCTGGCAGCAACAACACGCGCTTCGGCATCGCCGCCAAGTACCAGCTGGACAAAGACGCCTCCCTGTCT gccaaaATCAACAACGCCAGTCTGGTTGGAGTGGGATACACACAGAGCCTGCGACCAG GAGTGAAGCTCACGCTGTCCGCGCTCATCGACGGCAAGAACTTCAACGCCGGGGGACACAAGGTGGGACTGGGCTTCGAGCTGGAGGCATAG
- the vdac3 gene encoding voltage-dependent anion-selective channel protein 3 isoform X2 encodes MAVPPAYADLGKSAKDLFSKGYGFGLVKLDLKTKSQSGVEFNTSGSSNTDTGKASGNLETKYKVKDLGLSFSQKWNTDNTLATEITLEDQLAKGLKLTFDTSFVPNTGKKSGKLKTGYKRDYINLGCDVDFDFAGPTVHAAAVLGYEGWLAGYQMAFDTAKSKLAQNNFALGYKAADFQLHTNVNDGTEFGGSIYQKVNNELETAVTLAWTAGSNNTRFGIAAKYQLDKDASLSAKINNASLVGVGYTQSLRPGVKLTLSALIDGKNFNAGGHKVGLGFELEA; translated from the exons ATGGCTGTTCCTCCCGCATATGCCGACCTGGGCAAATCTGCCAAGGACCTTTTCTCCAAGGGCTATG GCTTTGGGCTTGTGAAACTGGACCTGAAGACAAAGTCCCAGAGTGGAGTT GAGTTCAACACCTCGGGCTCCAGCAACACAGACACGGGCAAGGCCTCTGGGAACCTGGAGACCAAGTACAAGGTGAAGGACCTGGGCCTCAGCTTCAGCCAGAAGTGGAACACAGACAACACCCTGGCCACCGAGATCACTCTGGAGGACCAG CTGGCTAAAGGCTTGAAGCTGACGTTCGACACATCGTTTGTACCAAACACGGG caaGAAGAGTGGCAAACTGAAGACAGGCTACAAGCGGGACTACATCAACCTGGGCTGCGACGTCGACTTCGACTTCGCCGGCCCCACTGTGCACGCAGCGGCCGTGCTGGGCTATGAGGGCTGGTTGGCCGGCTACCAGATGGCCTTCGACACGGCCAAATCCAAGCTGGCCCAGAACAACTTTGCACTGGGCTATAAAGCTGCGGACTTCCAGCTGCACACCAATGT GAATGATGGGACAGAGTTTGGCGGCTCCATCTACCAGAAGGTGAACAACGAGTTGGAGACTGCGGTCACCCTGGCTTGGACGGCTGGCAGCAACAACACGCGCTTCGGCATCGCCGCCAAGTACCAGCTGGACAAAGACGCCTCCCTGTCT gccaaaATCAACAACGCCAGTCTGGTTGGAGTGGGATACACACAGAGCCTGCGACCAG GAGTGAAGCTCACGCTGTCCGCGCTCATCGACGGCAAGAACTTCAACGCCGGGGGACACAAGGTGGGACTGGGCTTCGAGCTGGAGGCATAG